Proteins from a genomic interval of Enterococcus faecium:
- a CDS encoding ABC transporter permease gives MKKFKWSYLYLGIVFLFLYAPIFYLIFYSFNEGGTMNSFTGFTWENYEAVFEDTRLIIIVLNTFMLAFLSALIATIIGTFGAMGIYYTKKRRARTALLSMNNILLVSPDVIIGASFLIFFTLLGFGLGFQSVLLSHIAFSIPIVVLMVLPKLQEMNDSMVDAARDLGANNFQVVKNIILPYLSPGIIAGYFMAFTYSLDDFAVTFFVTGNGFTTLSVEIYSRARQGISLEINALSALVFLFSMILVIGYYFISKENRPKRLKKNRRVREGVARLR, from the coding sequence ATGAAAAAATTTAAATGGTCGTATCTTTATTTAGGGATTGTTTTTTTATTCTTATATGCACCGATCTTCTATCTGATTTTTTATTCCTTCAATGAAGGAGGAACGATGAACAGCTTTACAGGGTTTACTTGGGAAAATTATGAAGCTGTTTTTGAAGATACTCGTTTGATCATTATCGTATTGAATACGTTCATGCTGGCTTTCTTATCTGCATTGATCGCCACGATCATCGGGACATTTGGGGCTATGGGAATCTATTACACGAAGAAACGACGTGCACGGACAGCGTTGTTGAGCATGAATAACATCTTATTAGTCTCTCCTGATGTTATTATCGGTGCTAGTTTCTTGATTTTCTTTACACTACTAGGATTCGGATTAGGTTTTCAGAGTGTATTGCTTTCCCATATTGCTTTCAGCATTCCAATCGTCGTCTTGATGGTCTTGCCAAAATTGCAGGAAATGAACGATTCAATGGTCGATGCGGCTAGAGACCTTGGTGCTAATAATTTCCAAGTAGTCAAAAATATCATTTTGCCTTATCTTTCTCCAGGAATCATAGCTGGATATTTTATGGCATTTACTTATTCTCTTGATGATTTTGCGGTTACGTTTTTCGTCACAGGAAATGGCTTTACGACGCTCTCAGTAGAGATTTATTCTCGTGCAAGACAAGGAATCAGTTTAGAAATCAATGCGCTAAGTGCGTTAGTTTTCTTGTTCTCCATGATATTGGTCATTGGATACTACTTCATTAGTAAAGAAAACCGTCCAAAACGGCTGAAGAAAAACAGAAGAGTACGCGAGGGGGTGGCACGGCTGCGATGA
- a CDS encoding helix-turn-helix domain-containing protein, with protein sequence MEIGEKLRNLRIQKNLTQEELGERTDLSKGYISQLERDLSSPSMETFFSILEVLGVTPEEFFHQEAANLQVVYSKEDHTVYFDEENGYELEWLVADSNEKEMEPVLLTFEGAGEYKTFEPSLSETFIFVLEGELELSLGETVYVAKAGQSIYYQATKQHQLRNHLKKRTKVLIVATQSYL encoded by the coding sequence ATGGAAATTGGTGAGAAGTTAAGAAATTTGCGCATCCAAAAGAATTTGACACAAGAAGAACTAGGCGAACGCACAGATTTGTCAAAAGGGTATATTTCCCAGTTGGAACGAGATTTAAGTTCACCATCAATGGAAACATTCTTTTCTATTCTTGAAGTCTTAGGTGTGACTCCAGAAGAATTTTTTCATCAAGAAGCAGCGAATCTGCAAGTGGTTTATTCAAAAGAAGATCATACGGTTTATTTTGATGAAGAAAACGGGTATGAATTGGAATGGCTCGTGGCTGATTCGAATGAAAAAGAAATGGAGCCTGTCTTGCTGACTTTTGAAGGTGCAGGAGAATATAAGACGTTTGAACCTTCATTATCTGAAACGTTTATTTTTGTATTAGAAGGGGAATTAGAGTTAAGCTTAGGAGAGACGGTCTATGTGGCAAAAGCAGGACAGTCGATCTATTATCAAGCGACAAAACAACATCAATTAAGGAATCATCTCAAAAAACGAACAAAAGTATTGATTGTTGCAACGCAATCATATTTGTAA
- a CDS encoding 5-methyltetrahydropteroyltriglutamate--homocysteine S-methyltransferase has protein sequence MSKNRPFTVDHVGSFLRPQSIKEARKKVQEGLLSKEELRAIEDQEIKKLVEDQKAVGIKGITDGEFRRGFWHLDFLEELNGIEGYVPETGYNQTFHGKAAPAYNIRVVDKLSFNPNHPFLKDFAFLKEVVETDDTFVAKATIPSPTMILRQEILSNDGSSKIKEIYPDLADFYEDLSSTYKAAIHAFYEKGCRYLQFDDTNWAFLADQTKREALLQKGIDPKEMAHICTEIINNALEDKPEDLTITTHICRGNHASSWLFSGGYEPIAEELFSTNYDGFFLEYDSDRAGDFTPLRHWSNKESKVVLGLVTSKFPDLEDTEKIKERIKEAQQFVPLENLSISPQCGFASTEEGNHLTEEEQWKKIQLLQQVAKEVWL, from the coding sequence ATGAGCAAAAATAGACCATTTACAGTAGATCATGTCGGAAGTTTCTTACGCCCGCAATCGATCAAAGAAGCAAGAAAAAAAGTTCAAGAAGGCTTACTTTCAAAAGAAGAACTTCGTGCAATCGAAGACCAGGAAATAAAAAAATTAGTGGAAGACCAAAAAGCAGTCGGCATCAAAGGAATTACAGATGGTGAATTTCGGCGTGGATTTTGGCATCTTGATTTTTTAGAAGAACTAAATGGTATCGAAGGCTATGTTCCAGAAACTGGATATAATCAAACATTCCACGGAAAAGCAGCTCCAGCTTATAATATTCGGGTAGTAGATAAATTATCTTTCAATCCAAATCACCCATTTTTAAAAGATTTTGCTTTTCTGAAAGAAGTAGTGGAAACAGATGATACTTTTGTTGCAAAAGCAACGATCCCTAGTCCCACGATGATTTTACGACAAGAGATTCTATCTAATGATGGTTCTTCAAAAATCAAGGAGATTTATCCTGATCTAGCTGATTTTTATGAGGACTTGTCCTCTACTTACAAAGCAGCGATTCATGCTTTTTATGAAAAAGGTTGCCGTTACCTGCAATTCGATGATACAAATTGGGCGTTTCTAGCTGATCAAACTAAAAGAGAAGCACTTCTTCAAAAAGGAATTGATCCGAAAGAAATGGCCCATATTTGTACAGAGATTATCAATAATGCACTGGAAGACAAACCAGAAGATTTGACGATCACAACACATATCTGCCGCGGGAATCACGCTTCTTCTTGGCTGTTTTCCGGTGGATATGAACCCATTGCAGAAGAGTTGTTTTCAACAAATTATGATGGTTTCTTTTTGGAATACGATTCTGACCGAGCAGGAGATTTTACTCCTTTAAGACATTGGAGTAACAAAGAAAGTAAAGTTGTTTTAGGATTAGTTACTTCTAAGTTTCCAGATTTGGAAGATACGGAGAAAATAAAAGAACGAATAAAAGAAGCACAACAATTTGTACCATTGGAAAATCTAAGTATCAGTCCTCAATGTGGGTTTGCTTCAACAGAAGAAGGAAACCATTTAACAGAAGAAGAACAATGGAAGAAAATCCAATTATTGCAGCAAGTCGCAAAAGAAGTTTGGCTATAA
- a CDS encoding ABC transporter permease has product MKTMRRIYSVPYILWLGLFVIAPVLMIIYQSFFDMNGQFTLNNYLSYFTSGTSLSMTINSVWYAFLITFFTLIISYPTAYFLTKLKHKQLWLMLIILPTWVNLLLKAYAFIGIFSVHGSVNHFFDFIGIGPKQILFTDFSFLFVATYIEIPFMIMPIFNALEEMNPSLISASRDLGANSFETFRRVIFPLSLNGVKSGVQAVFIPSLSLFMLTRLIGGNRVITLGTAIEQHFLVTQNWGMGSTIGVILIIAMFIVMLLTGEKKKGGRS; this is encoded by the coding sequence ATGAAAACAATGCGCAGGATCTATTCCGTCCCTTATATTTTGTGGCTCGGTTTATTCGTGATCGCGCCTGTATTAATGATCATTTATCAATCTTTTTTTGATATGAATGGGCAATTCACGCTGAATAATTATCTATCTTATTTTACGTCGGGGACATCGCTTTCTATGACGATCAATTCTGTATGGTATGCATTTTTGATCACGTTTTTCACGCTGATCATCAGTTACCCGACTGCTTATTTTTTAACAAAACTGAAGCACAAGCAATTATGGCTGATGCTGATTATTTTGCCTACATGGGTGAATCTGCTGCTTAAAGCTTACGCATTTATTGGAATTTTCAGTGTGCACGGCAGCGTGAATCATTTCTTTGATTTTATCGGGATCGGGCCGAAACAGATATTATTCACAGACTTCAGTTTTCTGTTCGTGGCAACGTATATCGAGATTCCATTTATGATTATGCCAATTTTCAATGCATTGGAAGAGATGAATCCTTCTTTGATCAGTGCCAGCAGAGATTTAGGCGCGAATAGCTTTGAGACCTTCCGACGAGTGATTTTTCCGTTATCATTAAATGGTGTGAAAAGCGGCGTCCAAGCAGTATTTATTCCTTCTCTTTCTTTATTCATGCTGACTCGTCTGATTGGCGGAAATCGGGTGATCACTTTAGGAACGGCTATCGAACAGCATTTCTTGGTTACACAAAACTGGGGGATGGGTTCTACAATCGGTGTGATTTTAATCATTGCTATGTTCATCGTGATGCTCCTGACAGGCGAGAAGAAAAAAGGAGGTCGCTCATAA
- a CDS encoding ABC transporter ATP-binding protein has protein sequence MGKPIISFDQVVKRYDDETVLKKVSFEIEQGKFYTLLGPSGCGKTTILRIIAGFTEATEGDIYFEGKRLNDLPANKRQVNTVFQDYALFPHMNVFDNVAFGLKIKKMSKSDIEKKVKDALRMVQLPGYEKREISEMSGGQRQRVAIARAIVNEPKVLLLDEPLSALDLKLRTDMQYELRDLQQRLGITFIFVTHDQEEALAMSDEIFVMNKGKIVQSGTPVDIYDEPINHFVADFVGESNIVDGVMIEDNLVEFVGKQFECVDGGMRLNEPVEVVLRPEDLTITTPDKGKLVVTVDTQLFRGVHYEIICYDEQQNEWMVHSTKKAKEGSKVGLAFEPEDIHVMRFNESEEEFDARLDSYEE, from the coding sequence GTGGGGAAACCAATCATTTCATTTGATCAAGTAGTGAAACGCTATGATGATGAAACAGTATTAAAAAAAGTAAGTTTTGAGATCGAACAAGGAAAATTTTATACACTGCTTGGTCCTTCCGGCTGTGGTAAAACAACGATCCTACGTATTATAGCTGGATTCACCGAAGCTACAGAAGGGGACATCTATTTTGAAGGGAAACGGTTGAATGATTTGCCAGCTAATAAGCGACAAGTAAATACCGTCTTCCAAGATTATGCACTTTTTCCTCATATGAATGTTTTTGATAACGTTGCTTTTGGATTGAAGATCAAGAAAATGTCCAAATCAGATATCGAAAAGAAGGTAAAAGATGCTTTGCGTATGGTCCAGCTTCCTGGATACGAAAAACGGGAGATCAGTGAAATGTCTGGTGGTCAAAGACAGCGTGTAGCGATTGCACGAGCAATTGTAAATGAACCGAAAGTATTGCTACTAGATGAACCGTTATCGGCGCTTGATTTGAAACTACGTACAGATATGCAGTATGAACTGCGGGATCTGCAACAACGATTAGGAATCACGTTTATTTTTGTTACTCATGACCAAGAAGAAGCGTTGGCAATGAGTGATGAGATTTTTGTCATGAATAAAGGGAAAATCGTCCAAAGTGGTACACCTGTAGATATTTATGATGAGCCAATCAATCATTTCGTTGCTGATTTTGTTGGGGAGAGCAATATCGTGGACGGTGTAATGATCGAAGATAATCTAGTTGAGTTTGTTGGTAAGCAATTTGAATGTGTCGATGGCGGGATGCGTCTAAATGAACCAGTTGAAGTTGTTTTACGCCCAGAGGATTTGACGATCACGACACCAGATAAAGGAAAACTAGTCGTAACGGTTGATACTCAGCTGTTTCGTGGTGTCCATTATGAAATCATCTGTTATGATGAACAGCAAAATGAATGGATGGTCCATTCAACGAAAAAAGCTAAAGAAGGAAGCAAAGTAGGATTGGCCTTTGAGCCAGAAGATATCCATGTCATGCGTTTCAACGAGTCTGAAGAAGAATTCGATGCACGTCTTGACAGCTACGAAGAATAG
- a CDS encoding oxidoreductase, with translation MNAFRSFQVIKEPVFHTAISDLPFTELAENEVLVKIAYSDVNYKDALAMSESGQVIRTYPMTPGIDLSGTVVQSNNPRFSKEDLVLATGFGLGVTYPGGYSQYQKVPGDWLVPLPKNMTLRQAMIFGTAGFTAMLCVNALIRQGMTSDKKVVVTGASGGVGSTAIALLHKLGFQSIIAFSRKEESVTWLKSLGASQVVRPDEFLPETTKALGKQQIDYVIDTVGGEQLSSLLPLISYNGAVALCGNAGGIKLNATVLPFILRNIQLIGIDSVNVPIDQRLSLWQQMADLQIADELVVQEITLDQLPETASKLLAGTHQGRTLVNVGDHK, from the coding sequence ATGAACGCTTTTCGATCTTTTCAGGTAATAAAGGAACCTGTTTTCCATACAGCAATCAGTGATCTGCCATTTACTGAATTGGCTGAAAATGAAGTCTTGGTAAAAATTGCCTATTCTGATGTCAATTATAAAGATGCATTGGCAATGAGCGAATCTGGTCAGGTGATACGAACATATCCGATGACTCCAGGGATTGATTTATCCGGAACTGTCGTCCAAAGTAACAATCCACGTTTTTCAAAAGAAGATCTTGTACTTGCTACTGGTTTTGGGCTTGGTGTCACCTATCCAGGCGGTTACAGCCAATACCAAAAAGTACCAGGAGACTGGTTAGTCCCTCTACCGAAAAATATGACACTGCGTCAAGCGATGATTTTTGGTACAGCAGGGTTTACTGCTATGTTGTGTGTGAACGCTTTAATCCGTCAAGGTATGACCTCCGATAAAAAAGTTGTCGTTACTGGTGCTTCTGGCGGTGTAGGCAGTACAGCGATAGCCCTGTTACATAAACTAGGATTCCAGTCAATCATTGCCTTTTCCAGAAAAGAAGAGTCTGTCACATGGCTAAAAAGTCTAGGTGCTTCTCAAGTCGTACGACCTGATGAATTTCTGCCAGAGACAACAAAAGCTTTAGGAAAACAGCAAATCGACTATGTCATCGACACAGTAGGTGGCGAGCAGCTAAGTAGTCTTCTTCCATTGATCTCTTATAACGGTGCAGTAGCTTTATGTGGCAATGCTGGGGGAATCAAACTAAACGCGACTGTCTTGCCTTTTATTCTGCGAAACATCCAGTTGATTGGAATTGATTCTGTCAATGTACCAATAGATCAACGTCTTTCTTTATGGCAACAGATGGCGGATTTGCAGATTGCAGATGAACTGGTCGTCCAAGAGATTACTCTGGATCAATTGCCTGAAACAGCATCTAAACTACTTGCTGGAACACACCAAGGAAGAACACTAGTAAATGTAGGTGACCATAAATGA
- a CDS encoding ABC transporter substrate-binding protein gives MKKLQSLFLGILIIIAVLLLGVRQLEKTSGMSGAKVLTIYNWGDYIDPSLITKFEKEYGYKVNYETFDSNEAMFTKIQQGGTNYDIAIPSEYMIQKMIKEKLVLPLDHSKIKGLNNIDPRFLDLDFDPDNQYSIPYFWGTLGIVYNDKFFDADQIKHWDDLWKPELKDSLMLIDGAREVMGLSLNSLGYSLNSKNMAQLTEAANKLNHLTPNVKAIVADEIKMYMINEEASVAVTFSGEAADMMWENEHLHYVIPPEGSNLWFDNIVMPKTVKNKEGAYDFINFMLEPENAAQNAEYIGYSTPNEKAKALLPKDISSDEQFYPSDDTISHLEVYEDLGSKYLGIYNDLFLEFKMYRK, from the coding sequence ATGAAAAAATTACAATCTCTGTTTTTAGGTATTCTCATCATTATTGCGGTGCTGCTGCTTGGTGTTCGTCAACTTGAAAAAACAAGTGGCATGAGTGGAGCAAAGGTACTTACCATCTATAACTGGGGAGATTATATCGATCCTAGTCTGATCACGAAATTTGAAAAAGAATATGGATACAAAGTGAATTATGAAACATTTGATTCTAATGAAGCGATGTTCACAAAAATCCAGCAAGGTGGGACAAACTACGACATCGCTATACCAAGTGAATATATGATCCAAAAAATGATCAAAGAAAAACTAGTACTTCCATTAGATCATTCGAAGATCAAAGGATTAAATAATATTGATCCACGATTTTTAGACTTGGATTTTGATCCAGATAATCAGTATTCGATTCCATATTTTTGGGGAACTTTAGGGATCGTATATAACGATAAATTCTTTGATGCAGATCAAATTAAGCATTGGGATGATTTGTGGAAGCCGGAATTAAAAGACAGTTTGATGCTGATTGACGGTGCACGAGAAGTTATGGGGCTTTCTTTGAATAGTTTAGGCTATTCTTTGAATAGTAAGAATATGGCACAGCTGACAGAAGCAGCAAATAAATTGAATCATTTAACGCCAAATGTCAAAGCAATCGTGGCAGATGAGATCAAAATGTATATGATCAATGAAGAAGCCTCCGTGGCAGTGACATTTTCTGGCGAAGCTGCCGATATGATGTGGGAAAATGAACATTTACATTACGTAATCCCACCAGAAGGTTCCAATCTTTGGTTTGATAATATCGTTATGCCAAAAACCGTGAAAAATAAAGAAGGTGCCTATGATTTCATCAACTTTATGCTAGAACCGGAAAATGCGGCACAAAATGCAGAGTATATTGGTTATTCTACACCAAATGAAAAAGCAAAAGCGTTATTGCCAAAAGACATTTCGTCGGACGAACAATTCTATCCATCTGATGACACGATCTCCCATCTTGAAGTCTACGAAGATCTAGGATCGAAATACCTAGGCATCTATAATGACCTATTCTTAGAATTCAAGATGTATCGGAAATAG